The Candidatus Rokuibacteriota bacterium nucleotide sequence GCGCTGATGTTGGGGAAGACGTAGAATGCCCCGCGCGGCGACCGGCAGGAGACGCCCGGGAACCGGTTGAGCCCCTCGACGATCACGTCCCGCCGCCGCTTGAACTCCGCCACCATCCGCGCCACGGGCTGCTGGTCGCCCTGGAGCGCGGCGATCCCGGCCCACTGGGTGAACGAGGCGGTGCACGAGTTGGAGTTGACCATGAGCCGGGCCACGTGCTCCGCCAGATCCCGCGGCATGACGCCATAGCCGAGGCGCCAGCCGGTCATGGCATAGGACTTGGAGAAGCCGTCGAGGATGATGGTGAGATCCCGCATGCCGGGGAAGCGGGTGATGGAGGCGAACTCCCCCTCGTAGAGGAAGGACTTGTAGATCTCGTCGGCGAGTACGGGGATGCGGTACCGGGCCGCGATCTCGGCGATGCGCCCGAGCTGCTCCAGCTCGAGCACCCCCCCCGTGGGGTTCTGGGGCGAGTTGATGATGATGAGCCTGGTCCGCCGCGACACCTTCTGCTCGAAGACGGAGAGGTCGAAGCCGAAGGCGGTCTCCTCCCGCAGCGGAATCGGCACCGGCACGCCGCCGACGAAGTTGATCACCGACTCGTAGATGGGGAAGCCCGGGTTGGGGTGGATGACCTCGTCGCCAGGATCCACGAGCGCCGTGATCACGAAGTACATGATGGGTTTGGCCCCGGGGGTGACGACGATCTCCTCCGGCGTGACCGCGAGCTGCCGCGTGGCCGAAACATCCTTGGCGATGGCCTCGCGCAGCTCCGGCAGACCCGCCGCGGGGCCGTAGTGGGTGGCGCCGTCGTCCAGCGCGCGCTTGGCGGCCTCCCGGATGTGCGCCGGCGTGTCGAAGTCCGGCTCGCCGATCTCGAGGTGAACGATCTCCTTGCCCTGGCGCTCGAGGGCGCGCGCCCGCGCGAGAACCTCGAAGGCTGATTCCGTCCCGAGGCGGGACATCCGCTGGGCGAAGTTCATGCAGGTTCCTTGGAAAGACACATCGGCGACATCATTATACTCGGAGGTGTGGAGCTGGTGGAGATCCCCGCGGGCTGGTTCTGGATGGGCCGGGAGGATGGCCACCCCGGAGAGCGGCCGCGTCACCGTGTCTGGGTCGACGGCTTCGCCATCGGCCGCTTCCCCATCACCAATATCGAGTACGCGCGGTTCCTCGACGCCACGGACGCTCCCCCGCCCCCGTGGTGGACCGATCCGCGCTTCTCGGGCAGAGACCAGCCGGTGGTCGGCGTGAGCTGGTTCGACGCCGAGGCCTTCGGCCAGTGGCTCTCCCGGGAGAGCGGCGAGGCGCACAGGCTGCCCTCGGAGGCGGAGTGGGAGAAGGCCGCGCGGGGCGGACTCGACGATGCCCGCTACCCGTGGGGTGACGAGCGGCCCACCGGCGCGCCGTTCGATCGACCTCCGGCCGTGGCCACCACCCCGGCCAACCCGCTGGGCATCCACGCGCTCTCCGGCGTCTGTCACGAGTGGTGCCTGGACTGGGACAGCGAGGCTTACTACCGGGAGTCGCCCGAGATCAACCCGCGTGGGCCGGACACCGGGACACGCCGCGCCTCGCGAGGCGGCGCCTGGCGGCATCAGGACCCGTGGAGCCCGGTCGCCCACCGCTCGTCACTGCCGCCCCACCTGCGGTACTCCGACTACGGCCTCCGCGTGGTGCGCGCTCCGGGCTGACCCCCGCCGGGCGCGACGGCCACTCCCGACCCAGCCCAACGTGAAGGATGCGCGCTACGCGTCGAGAGCGGCGAAGAAGGCCCGGACGTCGGCGGCGTCGTTGTGGAGGTGCGCCGAGACGCGCACGCGGCCATCGCCGGCCCAGACCAGCACCCGGCGCCCAGCCAGCCGCCGCGTGAGCGCCTCCGCGTCATCGGCGAGGAAGCAGACGTTGCCGGCGCGCTCCGCCGGCGCCTCGGGGGTGATGACCCGGCGGCCGCGCGCCTGGAGCCCGGCGATGAGCTCGCCGCCGAGGTCGAGGGCGTGCTCCAGGATCGCCTCGGGCTCGAGCCCCTCGCGCGCGCCGAGCGCATTGTCCAGCACGAAGCACCCCAGCAGGCTCGGGTTCCCCGCCTCGAGCCGGGCGGCGTCCTCCCGGAGGGTCATCGCCAGTGGATCGGCGGGCCCGGGGCGAGAGGCCACGCTGTGCCAGCCGACCGTCGCCGGAGCGAGATCGCCGACGCGTTCGGCGCTGGAGGCGAAGATGCCGACCCCGTGGGTCGCCAGCAGCCACTTGTAGCAGGAGGACACCACGAAGTCGCAGCAGTCGCCGGGCACGGGTGCCACGCCGAGCGCATGGGTGGCGTCCACGGCCAGCCAGGCGCCGCGCGAGCGCGCCAGCTCGGCGCAGCGCGCGAGATCGAGCCGCTGGCCCGTGAGAAAGCTCACGTGACTCACGAGGAGCAGCCGCGTGCGCGAGTCCACGGCCGCCGCCAGCGCGTCCATCGACAGGTAGTGGCCCGCGGTCCTGACGATGCGGGGCTCGACGCCGCAATCGCGCAGCGCCGCGACCGGATAGATCAGCGACGGGTACTCGAGGTCAGCGAAGACGGCATTGTCCCCGGGGCGCCAGGC carries:
- a CDS encoding SUMF1/EgtB/PvdO family nonheme iron enzyme, whose amino-acid sequence is MERHIGDIIILGGVELVEIPAGWFWMGREDGHPGERPRHRVWVDGFAIGRFPITNIEYARFLDATDAPPPPWWTDPRFSGRDQPVVGVSWFDAEAFGQWLSRESGEAHRLPSEAEWEKAARGGLDDARYPWGDERPTGAPFDRPPAVATTPANPLGIHALSGVCHEWCLDWDSEAYYRESPEINPRGPDTGTRRASRGGAWRHQDPWSPVAHRSSLPPHLRYSDYGLRVVRAPG
- a CDS encoding aminotransferase class V-fold PLP-dependent enzyme, encoding MARLLGVPPSRVALLAHASEGLNQAVRSVAWRPGDNAVFADLEYPSLIYPVAALRDCGVEPRIVRTAGHYLSMDALAAAVDSRTRLLLVSHVSFLTGQRLDLARCAELARSRGAWLAVDATHALGVAPVPGDCCDFVVSSCYKWLLATHGVGIFASSAERVGDLAPATVGWHSVASRPGPADPLAMTLREDAARLEAGNPSLLGCFVLDNALGAREGLEPEAILEHALDLGGELIAGLQARGRRVITPEAPAERAGNVCFLADDAEALTRRLAGRRVLVWAGDGRVRVSAHLHNDAADVRAFFAALDA
- a CDS encoding pyridoxal phosphate-dependent aminotransferase, with amino-acid sequence MNFAQRMSRLGTESAFEVLARARALERQGKEIVHLEIGEPDFDTPAHIREAAKRALDDGATHYGPAAGLPELREAIAKDVSATRQLAVTPEEIVVTPGAKPIMYFVITALVDPGDEVIHPNPGFPIYESVINFVGGVPVPIPLREETAFGFDLSVFEQKVSRRTRLIIINSPQNPTGGVLELEQLGRIAEIAARYRIPVLADEIYKSFLYEGEFASITRFPGMRDLTIILDGFSKSYAMTGWRLGYGVMPRDLAEHVARLMVNSNSCTASFTQWAGIAALQGDQQPVARMVAEFKRRRDVIVEGLNRFPGVSCRSPRGAFYVFPNISALRRPSAEVAAALLDEAGVAVLGGSAFGAYGEGYLRLSYAASEANIRKALGRMEPVLARLAGC